A region from the Prionailurus viverrinus isolate Anna chromosome E2, UM_Priviv_1.0, whole genome shotgun sequence genome encodes:
- the TAT gene encoding tyrosine aminotransferase → MDPYVIQMNSNSNLPSVLDVHVNLGGRSSVPGKMKGRKARWSVRPSDMSNKTFNPIRAIVDSMKVKPNPNKTMIALSIGDPTVFGNLPTDPEVTQAMKDALDSGKYNGYAPSIGYLSSREDIASYYHRPEAPLEAKDVILTSGCSQAIELCLAVLANPGQNILVPRPGFSLYRTLAESMGIEVKLYNLLPEKSWEIDLKQLESLIDEKTACLIVNNPSNPCGSVYSKSHLQKILAVAARQCVPILADEIYGDMVFSGSKFEPLATLSSNVPILSCGGLAKRWLVPGWRLGWILIHDRRDIFGNEIRDGLVKLSQRILGPCTIVQGALKSILHRTPQDFYHNTLSFLKSNVDLCYDALAAIPGLRPVRPSGAMYLMVGIEMEHFPEFENDVEFTERLVAEQSVHCLPATCFEYPNFFRVVITVPTVMMLEACSRIQEFCELHYHCTEGSQEECDK, encoded by the exons ATGGACCCATATGTGATTCAGATGAACAGCAACAGCAACCTTCCCTCAGTTCTGGATGTGCACGTCAACCTTGGTGGGAGAAGCTCCGTGCCAGGAAAAATGAAAGGCAGGAAGGCCAGATGGTCCGTGAGGCCCTCAGACATGTCCAACAAAACTTTCAATCCCATCCGGGCAATTGTGGACAGCATGAAGGTGAAGCCTAATCCAAACAAAACCATGATTGCTCTGTCAATTG GGGACCCTACTGTGTTTGGAAACCTGCCTACAGACCCTGAAGTCACCCAAGCGATGAAAGATGCTCTAGACTCGGGAAAGTATAATGGCTACGCCCCCTCCATTG GCTACTTATCCAGTCGTGAGGATATTGCTTCATATTACCACCGGCCCGAGGCACCCCTGGAAGCTAAG gatGTCATTCTGACTAGTGGCTGCAGTCAGGCTATTGAACTTTGTTTAGCTGTGTTGGCCAACCCAGGACAAAACATCCTAGTTCCAAGACCCGGTTTCTCTCTTTATAGGACTTTGGCTGAATCAATGGGAATTGAGGTCAAACTCTACAATTTATTG ccaGAAAAGTCTTGGGAAATTGACTTGAAACAACTGGAATCTCTAATTGATGAAAAGACAGCTTGTCTCATTGTTAATAATCCATCAAACCCCTGTGGATCAGTGTACAGTAAAAGTCATCTCCAGAAAATTCTGGCTG tggCTGCAAGGCAGTGTGTCCCCATCTTAGCTGATGAGATATATGGAGACATG GTGTTTTCGGGTTCCAAATTTGAGCCTCTGGCCACCCTCAGCAGCAACGTCCCCATCCTGTCCTGTGGAGGGCTGGCCAAGCGCTGGCTGGTTCCTGGCTGGAGGTTGGGCTGGATCCTCATCCATGACCGAAGAGACATTTTTGGCAATGAG ATCCGAGATGGGTTGGTGAAACTGAGTCAGCGGATCCTGGGACCCTGCACCATTGTCCAGGGAGCTCTGAAAAGCATCCTACATCGCACCCCTCAGGACTTCTACCACAACACTCTGAGCTTCTTGAAG TCCAACGTTGATCTTTGCTATGACGCACTAGCCGCCATCCCTGGACTCCGGCCAGTCCGCCCTTCTGGGGCCATGTACCTCATG GTTGGCATTGAGATGGAACATTTCCCAGAATTTGAGAATGATGTGGAGTTCACAGAGCGGTTAGTTGCTGAGCAGTCAGTCCACTGCCTCCCAGCAACG TGCTTTGAGTACCCGAATTTCTTCCGAGTGGTGATCACAGTCCCCACAGTGATGATGCTGGAGGCCTGTAGCCGGATCCAGGAGTTCTGCGAGCTGCACTATCACTGTACTGAAGGGAGCCAGGAGGAGTGTGACAAATAG